One Ictalurus furcatus strain D&B chromosome 25, Billie_1.0, whole genome shotgun sequence DNA window includes the following coding sequences:
- the LOC128601147 gene encoding cytochrome c oxidase assembly factor 7 — MAGLINFEDEKEVKQFLDNLGVEYSYQCYKEKDPEGCQRLADYLEGVKKNYTQAAQVLKHSCENYSHGESCYKLGAYHVTGKGGVTECLKSAYSCFVKACDTKGKKSVDACHNVGLLAHDGRALEGGPDPVAARHYYKKACTGGFAPSCFNLSALYIQGSAEVNKNMPKALKYAMRACELGHVWGCSNASRMYKLGDGTEKDEEKAEKLKNRAKELHGQQKERQLKFGE, encoded by the exons ATGGCAGGATTGATTAATTTTGAGGACgaaaaagaagtgaaacagTTCTTGGATAATTTGGGAGTGGAGTACAGCTATCAGTGCTACAAGGAGAAAGACCCTGAAG GTTGTCAGAGGTTGGCAGATTACTTGGAGGGGGTGAAGAAGAACTACACCCAGGCCGCTCAGGTTCTCAAGCACAGCTGTGAGAATTACAGTCATGGAGAGAGCTGCTACAAGCTTGGGGCCTACCATGTCACGGGCAAAG GTGGGGTGACAGAGTGTCTAAAGAGTGCCTACTCCTGCTTTGTCAAGGCATGTGATACCAAAGGAAAGAAGTCAGTGGATGCATGCCACAACGTCGGCTTGCTCGCCCATGACGGTCGAGCCTTAGAGGGCGGGCCAGACCCTGTGGCGGCTCGTCACTACTATAAGAAAGCCTGTACGGGAGGGTTTGCTCCTAGCTGTTTCAATTTGAGTGCACTATACATCCAGGGCTCAGCAGAAGTGAATAAAAACATGCCTAAAGCGCTAAAGTATGCCATGCGGGCCTGCGAGTTGGGCCACGTTTGGGGCTGCTCCAACGCCAGCCGCATGTACAAACTGGGCGATGGCACGGAGAAGGATGAAGAGAAGGCAGAGAAGCTGAAGAACAGAGCGAAAGAACTTCACGGACAGCAGAAAGAGCGGCAACTGAAATtcggagagtga
- the zyg11 gene encoding protein zyg-11 homolog: protein MDEAAPASLTDMCLSLVSSRLERFCVKQADGSLCLRDLVVFPQELADQLLCKMATEGLLNDSTVGIFRNVRQLRLRRACIRTARISAEAFERALCLHRLLELDASRVNADLTITDILRCLSASKAPRESLQRLVLNGLSMSSLEESSGRCFSSLQGLRALSVSSVDFYDSGLVDVCSLPRLESLDISNTSVTNLTPLLSCKDRLRYLTMHQLKRLEMSSKQLLAVLSQLEGLQHLDISDDKQFMSDVAWQLLETPDILPALVSLDLSGRKQVTDAAVRAFVAERPGMTFVGLLATDAGFSEFLSGEGTLKVTGEANETQICEALRRYTEREGFVREALFHLFSLTHVIEKARPDILKLVALGMKNHPTTLNVQLAASACVFNLTKQDLAFGMPVRLLGQVTQLLLEAMKTFPNHQQLQKNCLLSLCSDRILQEVPFNRFEAAKLVMQWLCNHEDQNMQRMAVAIISILAAKLSTEQTAQLGAELNIVKQLLHIVRQKTSQGTVDATLKFTLSALWNLTDESPTTCRHFIENQGLELFIRVLESFPSESSIQQKVLGLLNNIAEVGELHAELMVQGFLDHIRSLLHSPEVEVSYFAAGILAHLTSRGRTVWTLDMSLRNTLLEQLHSAILMWPTPECEMVAYRSFNPFFPLLECFQTPGVQLWAAWAMQHVCSKNAARYCSMLLEEGGLVHLEAVSSHPETHGDVRRLTDSILDSLHRHRARTGHTGETQAHTHRERDVP from the exons ATG gaTGAGGCAGCCCCAGCATCTCTCACCGACATGTGCCTGTCACTGGTGAGCTCCAGACTGGAGCGGTTCTGTGTGAAGCAGGCCGATGGCTCCTTGTGTCTCCGTGATCTTGTGGTCTTCCCTCAGGAGCTGGCTGACCAGCTGCTCTGCAAGATGGCTACAGAGG GCCTGCTGAATGACAGCACAGTGGGGATTTTCCGCAACGTCCGGCAGCTCCGACTGCGTCGCGCATGCATCCGTACAGCCCGCATTTCAGCAGAGGCTTTTGAGCGTGCTCTCTGCCTGCACCGGCTGCTGGAGCTTGATGCGTCACGTGTCAACGCAGACCTCACCATCACCGACATCCTGCGCTGCCTCTCGGCCAGCAAGGCTCCACGCGAGAGCCTGCAACGGCTCGTGCTCAACGGCCTGAGCATGTCGTCACTGGAGGAGTCAAGCGGCCGCTGCTTCAGCTCGCTGCAGGGCCTCAGAGCCCTTAGTGTGTCCAGCGTGGACTTCTATGACTCAGGGCTTGTTGACGTGTGTTCACTGCCCCGTCTGGAGAGCCTGGACATCTCTAACACATCTGTAACCAACCTGACACCACTGCTGAGCTGCAAGGACCGGCTACGCTACCTCACCATGCACCAGCTCAAGCGGTTGGAGATGAGCTCCAAACAACTACTGGCCGTACTCAGCCAG CTGGAAGGTCTGCAGCATCTGGACATCTCAGATGATAAGCAGTTCATGTCAGACGTGGCCTGGCAGCTTCTGGAAACACCAGACATCCTGCCCGCACTGGTGTCTCTGGACCTCTCAGGCCGGAAGCAGGTGACCGACGCAGCCGTCCGGGCTTTTGTCGCGGAGCGGCCTGGAATGACCTTCGTTGGCCTGCTTGCCACTGACGCCGGCTTTTCCGAGTTTTTGTCTGGAGAGGGAACCTTAAAG GTGACCGGGGAGGCCAATGAGACTCAGATCTGCGAGGCTCTGAGGCGCTACACTGAGAGGGAGGGCTTTGTTAGGGAAGCTCTCTTCCATCTTTTCAGCCTCACGCACGTGATCGAGAAAGCTCGGCCTGACATCCTCAAA CTGGTAGCTTTAGGGATGAAGAACCACCCCACCACTCTGAATGTGCAGTTGGCAGCCAGCGCCTGCGTCTTCAACCTCACCAAACAGGACCTGGCATTCGGAATGCCTGTACGTCTCTTAGGTCAAGTCACTCAGCTGCTACTAGAGGCCATGAAGACCTTCCCCAACCATCAACAG TTGCAGAAGAACTGCTTGCTGTCTCTGTGTAGTGACCGGATCCTGCAGGAAGTTCCCTTCAACAG GTTTGAAGCTGCTAAGCTGGTCATGCAGTGGTTATGTAACCATGAAGATCAGAATATGCAGAGGATGGCAGTGGCAATCATATCCATCCTGGCTGCTAAG CTGTCTACTGAGCAAACGGCGCAGTTGGGAGCAGAGTTAAATATAGTGAAG caacTCCTGCACATTGTGCGTCAGAAGACATCTCAGGGTACAGTGGATGCCACACTGAAGTTCACACTCAGCGCCCTGTGGAACCTAACAGACGAGTCGCCTACCACCTGCAGACATTTTATAGAGAACCAGGGCCTGGAGCTTTTCATCAGAGTGCtggag TCCTTCCCTTCAGAGTCTTCCATTCAGCAGAAAGTCCTTGGCTTACTG AACAACATAGCTGAAGTGGGCGAGCTGCATGCAGAGCTGATGGTACAGGGCTTTCTGGATCATATCAGGTCTCTGTTGCACAGTCCTGAAGTGGAGGTGAGCTACTTCGCTGCAGGGATCCTTGCCCACCTCACTTCACGGGGCAGGACAGTGTGGACCCTCGACATGTCCCTCAGGAACACACTGCTGGAGCAGCTG CACTCGGCAATCCTGATGTGGCCCACGCCTGAATGTGAAATGGTGGCctacag aTCGTTTAACCCTTTCTTCCCCTTGCTGGAGTGCTTCCAAACTCCCGGGGTTCAGCTCTGGGCAGCCTGGGCCATGCAGCATGTGTGCAGTAAGAATG ctgCACGCTACTGTAGCATGCTGTTAGAAGAAGGAGGACTGGTGCATCTGGAGGCAGTGAGCTCCCATCCTGAAACTCATGGCGATGTGAGACGATTGACTGACAGCATTCTGGACAGCCTTCATCGCCACAGAGCGCGTACAGGCCACACCGGAGAGACACAGGCGCACACGCACAGAG agaGAGACGTCCCATGA